Proteins co-encoded in one Streptomyces diastaticus subsp. diastaticus genomic window:
- a CDS encoding ABC transporter ATP-binding protein, whose protein sequence is MIRFEDVSVRYDGAPGPTVRGVDLTVEEGELMLLVGPSGVGKSTLLGAVNGLVPHFTGGTLHGRVTVAGRDTRSHKPRELADVVGSVGQDPLAHFVTDTVEDELAYAMESLGLAPGVMRRRVEETLDLLGLADLRDRPLATLSGGQQQRVAIGSVLTPHPAVLVLDEPTSALDPAAAEEVLAVLQRLVHDLGTTVLLAEHRLERVVQYADRVALLAAPGAALVTGPPAEVLAVSPVRPPVVALGGLAGWVPLPLTVRDARRRAAGLRERLAGVPVPPPGGVPLPAAPPKLSGDLPAPRREGRRALLRGLLGPGRRPRHGSDTSTSTSTREPYALVSRLAVRRGRVEALREVSLSVAAGETVALMGRNGAGKSTLLGSLVGLVDPFSGTVRVGGLTPHRTRPQELIGHVGLVPQDPRDLLSADTVAAECAAADADASAAPGTCRALVARLLPGIDDPTHPRDLSEGQRLTLALSIVLTARPPLILLDEPTRGLDYAAKARLVEVLRNLVAEGHAVVLATHDVELAAELAHRVVILAEGETVADGPTADVVRSSPSFAPQVTKILAPQPWLTVSQVSTALNEPTVCAGPGPEAGSDDGTGGHPERAEPGRALGRDGGDPPPGGPGTTEDSEGAGAARNTERADRASGEETAAAGAAGARPVPGRAGVGPGAGRQDGAPPVCRPDRPGTGPGPDEDGRAPAPEEADGACSGRGGDVVASSTGDEGAAPAAEEER, encoded by the coding sequence GTGATCAGGTTCGAGGACGTCTCGGTGCGGTACGACGGTGCGCCCGGGCCGACGGTGCGCGGGGTGGACCTCACGGTCGAGGAGGGCGAGCTGATGCTGCTCGTCGGCCCGTCGGGGGTCGGCAAGTCGACTCTGCTGGGAGCGGTCAACGGCCTCGTGCCGCACTTCACCGGTGGCACCCTGCACGGCCGGGTCACCGTCGCGGGCCGCGACACCCGCTCTCACAAACCGCGTGAACTCGCCGACGTGGTCGGCTCGGTCGGCCAGGACCCGCTGGCGCACTTCGTCACCGACACCGTCGAGGACGAACTCGCCTACGCCATGGAGTCCCTGGGTCTCGCCCCCGGCGTGATGCGCCGCCGCGTCGAGGAGACCCTCGATCTGCTGGGCCTCGCCGATCTGCGCGACCGCCCGCTCGCCACCCTGTCCGGCGGCCAGCAGCAGCGCGTCGCGATCGGTTCGGTGCTCACCCCGCATCCCGCGGTCCTCGTCCTGGACGAGCCGACCTCGGCGCTCGACCCGGCCGCCGCCGAGGAGGTGCTGGCGGTGCTCCAGCGCCTCGTCCACGATCTGGGGACCACCGTCCTGCTGGCCGAGCACCGGCTGGAGCGCGTGGTGCAGTACGCCGACCGGGTCGCCCTGCTGGCCGCCCCCGGCGCGGCACTGGTCACCGGGCCCCCGGCCGAGGTCCTGGCCGTCTCGCCGGTCCGCCCGCCGGTGGTGGCGCTGGGCGGTCTGGCGGGCTGGGTCCCGCTGCCGCTGACCGTCCGCGACGCGCGCCGCCGGGCGGCCGGGCTGCGTGAGCGGCTGGCCGGGGTGCCGGTGCCGCCGCCGGGCGGGGTACCGCTGCCGGCCGCCCCGCCGAAGCTCTCCGGTGATCTGCCCGCTCCGCGGCGCGAGGGGCGCCGCGCCCTGCTGCGCGGGCTCCTCGGCCCGGGGCGCAGGCCCCGGCACGGGTCCGACACCAGCACCAGCACCAGCACCCGTGAGCCGTACGCCCTCGTCTCCCGCCTCGCGGTGCGGCGAGGCCGGGTCGAGGCGTTGCGGGAGGTGTCGTTGTCGGTCGCCGCCGGGGAGACGGTCGCTCTGATGGGCCGCAACGGCGCGGGCAAGTCCACCCTGCTGGGCTCCCTGGTCGGCCTGGTCGACCCCTTCTCCGGCACCGTCCGGGTGGGCGGGCTCACCCCGCACAGGACCCGGCCGCAGGAACTGATCGGCCACGTCGGTCTGGTCCCGCAGGACCCCCGGGACCTGCTGTCCGCCGACACGGTGGCCGCCGAATGCGCCGCCGCCGACGCCGACGCCTCGGCCGCGCCGGGCACCTGCCGGGCCCTCGTCGCCCGCCTGCTGCCGGGCATCGACGACCCCACCCATCCGCGCGACCTCTCGGAGGGCCAGCGGCTCACCCTCGCCCTGTCGATCGTCCTCACCGCCCGCCCGCCGCTGATCCTGCTGGACGAGCCGACCCGCGGCCTGGACTACGCGGCCAAGGCCCGGCTGGTCGAGGTGCTGCGGAACCTGGTCGCGGAGGGCCACGCGGTGGTCCTCGCCACCCATGACGTGGAACTGGCCGCCGAACTCGCCCACCGCGTCGTCATCCTCGCCGAGGGCGAGACGGTGGCGGACGGGCCCACGGCCGACGTGGTCCGTTCCTCCCCCTCGTTCGCCCCCCAGGTCACCAAGATCCTTGCCCCCCAGCCCTGGCTCACCGTCTCCCAGGTAAGCACCGCCCTGAACGAGCCGACGGTCTGCGCCGGGCCCGGGCCGGAAGCCGGGTCCGACGACGGTACGGGCGGACACCCGGAGCGGGCGGAGCCGGGCCGGGCCCTTGGCCGAGACGGCGGGGATCCGCCCCCGGGGGGCCCGGGCACGACCGAGGACTCCGAAGGTGCCGGTGCGGCCCGGAACACCGAGCGAGCCGACCGGGCCTCCGGGGAAGAGACCGCGGCGGCCGGGGCCGCCGGGGCGCGTCCGGTGCCTGGCCGGGCCGGTGTCGGCCCGGGAGCCGGACGGCAGGACGGCGCACCACCGGTCTGCCGGCCGGATCGCCCGGGCACCGGGCCGGGCCCGGACGAGGACGGCCGGGCACCGGCCCCCGAGGAAGCGGACGGCGCGTGCTCCGGCCGCGGTGGAGACGTGGTCGCCTCGTCCACCGGGGACGAGGGCGCCGCTCCGGCCGCCGAGGAGGAACGGTGA
- a CDS encoding peptidoglycan-binding domain-containing protein gives MAGAPPTPAGPAYEARAPRIHEAPTGYGQADRQAGEDFSTTAAQGVAPPPAVGPLAVSGRAHEVTAPLPKVSDLDLFPPDERSADGEGQHGTTTADITPPASGARPRRTAARAARRRRAAVLGVSAGAVVVVALAGAVATDSLPDERPEERALPTPSATAPRTIAPGPATPSAPGSPAPSSPAAPSATASSALPSATPGQMRPAASPTPAAGPDGPAPPKPSTSRTPAEPSTAPSPEQPPQEEPVLRRGDSGPRVRELQQRLQQLHLYRGRADGDFGRRLEDALRTYQWARGLHGSLGVYDGPTRRRLESETSPP, from the coding sequence GTGGCCGGGGCTCCGCCCACCCCGGCGGGCCCGGCGTACGAAGCCCGCGCCCCGCGGATCCATGAGGCGCCGACCGGGTACGGCCAGGCGGACCGGCAGGCCGGCGAGGACTTCTCCACAACCGCGGCCCAGGGCGTCGCGCCGCCCCCGGCCGTCGGCCCCCTCGCCGTATCCGGGCGGGCCCACGAGGTGACCGCGCCCCTGCCCAAGGTCTCGGACCTGGACCTCTTCCCGCCGGATGAGCGAAGTGCGGACGGTGAGGGACAGCACGGCACCACCACCGCCGACATCACGCCGCCGGCCTCCGGCGCGAGGCCCCGGCGGACGGCCGCCCGCGCGGCGCGCAGGCGGCGGGCGGCGGTCCTCGGCGTGTCGGCCGGGGCCGTCGTGGTGGTGGCTCTGGCAGGCGCGGTCGCCACCGACTCGCTCCCCGACGAGAGGCCTGAGGAGCGTGCTCTGCCCACGCCGTCGGCCACCGCGCCCCGCACGATCGCCCCCGGCCCGGCGACGCCCTCGGCCCCCGGCTCCCCCGCGCCGTCCTCGCCCGCCGCCCCTTCGGCCACGGCGTCGTCAGCCCTGCCCTCGGCCACCCCCGGGCAGATGCGGCCCGCCGCCTCGCCCACTCCGGCGGCGGGGCCCGACGGACCGGCGCCCCCGAAGCCCTCGACGAGCCGGACTCCGGCCGAGCCCTCCACCGCGCCGTCTCCCGAGCAGCCGCCCCAGGAGGAACCGGTGCTGCGCCGGGGCGACTCCGGCCCGCGGGTCCGCGAGCTGCAGCAGCGGCTCCAGCAGCTGCACCTCTACCGGGGACGGGCCGACGGCGACTTCGGCCGGCGTCTGGAGGACGCGCTGCGGACGTACCAGTGGGCGCGTGGGCTCCACGGCAGCCTGGGGGTCTACGACGGTCCGACGCGCAGGCGGTTGGAGAGCGAGACCTCCCCGCCGTGA
- a CDS encoding antibiotic biosynthesis monooxygenase family protein — MSIVKINVLEVPAEQREVLEKRFASRAGSVENSDGFEWFELLRPVEGTDQYLVYTRWRDEAAFQAWMEGPMASAHQQGRPGGDSAPGEAPQGERPRPAASGSTLWSFDVVQQAAPKQS, encoded by the coding sequence ATGAGCATCGTGAAGATCAATGTGCTGGAAGTCCCCGCCGAGCAGCGCGAGGTCCTGGAGAAGCGCTTCGCGTCCCGCGCGGGCTCCGTGGAGAACTCCGACGGCTTCGAGTGGTTCGAACTGCTCCGTCCGGTCGAGGGGACCGACCAGTACCTCGTGTACACGCGCTGGCGTGACGAGGCGGCGTTCCAGGCGTGGATGGAGGGCCCGATGGCCTCCGCCCACCAGCAGGGCCGCCCCGGTGGTGACTCGGCGCCGGGTGAGGCTCCGCAGGGCGAGCGGCCCCGTCCGGCCGCCTCCGGTTCCACCCTGTGGTCCTTCGACGTCGTCCAGCAGGCGGCCCCGAAGCAGTCCTGA
- a CDS encoding MDR family MFS transporter has product MVPGDAGRRSGGRARCPAGAPRARKPGGHDGAGRDRGGGPRPRGGGRRAAAAPGAGSVGALLLGMLLAALDQTIVATALPTIVSDLGGLNHLSWVVTAYLLAATAATPLWGKLGDQYGRKKLFQTAIVIFLAGSVLCGVAQDMPQLIGFRALQGLGGGGLMVLSMAIVGDLVPPRERGRYQGLFGAVFGATSVLGPLLGGIFTEHLSWRWVFYVNVPLGAVALVVIATALHLPARRTRHVIDHLGTFLIASVAACLVLAASLGGTSWAWGSPQSIGLAVLAVLLGAWFARVERRAAEPVLPLRLFTIRTFTLSAVISFVIGFAMFGAMTYLPTFLQVVHGISPTLSGVHMLPMVAGVLLASTLSGQLITRTGRWKAFPVAGTGVTAVGLLLLHRLRQSTGDVEMSLYFFVFGVGLGLVIQVLVLVVQNAVPYEDLGVATSGATFFRSIGASFGVAVFGTVFTSRLDAEITEVLTGRPLPPGVDAATLEADPRTVAALPPHLREQVLGAYSTAITDVFLYAAPVVLLAFALAWFFHEDPLRGAVLAPDQSETYAGNPVERTSRDEAERALSLLGTRAGRREVYRDITARAGEDLLPASSWLLLRVRRHGSVEPARLAERHAVPLHLVGAAARELEERRLTDRLGLELRLTRAGAESAERLSRAREETLAELLGDWWGPERPTDLAEIVHRLSTALCGSDGERPQHGARRPKEGGAPRADGGR; this is encoded by the coding sequence ATGGTGCCAGGCGACGCCGGTCGCCGGAGCGGCGGGCGGGCGCGGTGCCCGGCGGGTGCGCCGCGCGCGAGGAAGCCGGGAGGACACGATGGCGCAGGACGCGACCGGGGAGGCGGCCCCCGGCCCCGGGGCGGAGGCCGACGGGCAGCCGCCGCGCCGGGTGCTGGCTCCGTCGGGGCGCTCCTGCTGGGCATGCTGCTGGCCGCCCTCGACCAGACCATCGTCGCCACCGCCCTGCCCACCATCGTCAGTGATCTCGGGGGCCTGAACCATCTCTCCTGGGTGGTGACCGCCTACCTCCTCGCCGCCACGGCGGCCACCCCGCTCTGGGGCAAGCTCGGCGACCAGTACGGGCGGAAGAAGCTGTTCCAGACCGCCATCGTGATCTTCCTGGCCGGTTCGGTGCTCTGCGGCGTCGCCCAGGACATGCCGCAGCTCATCGGATTCCGCGCCCTCCAGGGGCTGGGCGGCGGCGGACTGATGGTGCTCTCCATGGCCATCGTCGGCGACCTCGTGCCACCCCGGGAACGCGGCCGCTACCAAGGACTGTTCGGGGCGGTCTTCGGCGCCACCAGCGTCCTCGGGCCCCTGCTCGGCGGCATCTTCACCGAGCACCTCAGCTGGCGCTGGGTCTTCTACGTCAACGTGCCGCTCGGAGCGGTCGCCCTCGTGGTCATCGCGACCGCCCTGCACCTCCCGGCGCGTAGGACCCGGCACGTCATCGACCACCTGGGAACCTTCCTGATCGCCTCGGTCGCCGCCTGCCTGGTCCTGGCAGCTTCCCTCGGCGGCACGAGCTGGGCCTGGGGCTCCCCGCAGAGCATCGGGCTGGCCGTGCTCGCCGTCCTCCTCGGCGCCTGGTTCGCCCGGGTGGAACGCCGGGCCGCCGAACCGGTACTTCCGCTGCGCCTCTTCACCATCCGCACCTTCACCCTGTCGGCGGTGATCAGCTTCGTCATCGGTTTCGCCATGTTCGGCGCGATGACCTACCTGCCCACCTTCCTCCAGGTCGTCCACGGCATCAGCCCCACCCTCTCCGGGGTGCACATGCTGCCGATGGTCGCCGGTGTCCTGCTCGCCTCGACCCTCTCCGGCCAGCTCATCACCCGCACCGGCCGCTGGAAGGCCTTCCCGGTCGCGGGCACCGGCGTCACCGCCGTCGGCCTGCTCCTGCTGCACCGGCTGCGGCAGAGCACCGGCGATGTGGAGATGAGCCTCTACTTCTTCGTCTTCGGTGTGGGGCTCGGCCTGGTCATCCAGGTCCTCGTCCTCGTCGTGCAGAACGCCGTCCCCTACGAGGACCTGGGCGTCGCCACCTCCGGAGCCACGTTCTTCCGGTCCATCGGCGCCTCCTTCGGCGTGGCCGTCTTCGGCACGGTCTTCACCAGCCGCCTCGACGCGGAGATCACCGAGGTGCTCACCGGCCGTCCGCTGCCGCCCGGTGTCGACGCCGCCACCCTGGAGGCCGACCCGCGCACCGTCGCCGCGCTCCCCCCGCACCTCCGCGAACAGGTCCTCGGCGCCTACTCCACCGCGATCACCGACGTCTTCCTCTACGCGGCACCGGTCGTCCTCCTCGCCTTCGCCCTCGCCTGGTTCTTCCACGAGGACCCGCTGCGGGGCGCGGTCCTCGCCCCCGACCAGTCCGAGACGTACGCGGGCAACCCGGTCGAACGCACCTCCCGCGACGAGGCCGAACGCGCCCTCTCCCTGCTGGGCACCCGGGCGGGCCGCCGCGAGGTCTACCGCGACATCACCGCACGGGCCGGCGAGGACCTGCTGCCCGCGTCGAGCTGGCTGCTGCTGCGCGTCCGGCGGCACGGCTCCGTGGAACCTGCCCGCCTCGCCGAGCGCCACGCGGTGCCGCTCCACCTCGTCGGCGCGGCGGCGCGTGAGCTGGAGGAACGCCGCCTCACGGACCGGCTCGGGCTCGAACTGCGCCTCACCAGGGCGGGGGCGGAGAGTGCGGAGCGCCTCTCCCGGGCCAGGGAGGAGACGCTGGCGGAACTCCTCGGCGACTGGTGGGGGCCCGAACGCCCCACCGACCTGGCCGAGATCGTGCACCGGCTGAGCACCGCGCTCTGCGGCTCCGACGGCGAGCGGCCGCAGCACGGCGCGCGGCGCCCGAAGGAGGGGGGAGCCCCAAGGGCTGACGGAGGGCGGTGA
- a CDS encoding bifunctional glycosyltransferase 87/phosphatase PAP2 family protein translates to MKREGGGLATAGAAPVDGGGGAGTARLLLWLVVTALGVRQLVALLRLPPGERFLDLEAWAAFGGVPRPSGELYADGGYSGTPFAALVLTPLKRAGEQGLGLGWTFGTLLLVVAVGVVAARALPRPAQGRTVLPAVPVAVALLLLSLPVRNTFFLGQTSVLPVLLVLLGCCVTRDARARGALIGVAAAFQPALLLFAVFLWCTGHRRAAGWTAGVFGAAAALAWAVLPEDSAAYWLRHPAGLGLGDPAEVANQSLYGLVLRLGLSGPVALLVLLAVAAVVCHVGLRRAVRYAEDGQTLLAVALTGCVAVAVAPVSWQHQLLWVLLTVAGRAGRGASDRYVWPVAVVLVMTLPARMLLPNMELLSPVRDNILLLTAVAAACCVPFLRRAEREFARPRPTVHAPPGASRLRGVPLLPFWRRVLTRPNLLLELLLIRVGYSAYSQVRMAAAGSRATAEAHGEQIHAIERFLLLDIEHRVNHAVVRTGWLEGFLNFYYTSFHFVVPLTVLGVLYVRRPDAYRWARTALGFATLLALLGFWLYPLAPPRLMPALGFIDTVHGVQDFSRPDYGSLTAFTNQYAAMPSLHFGWSLWCGVVVVALAPKLWMRLLGLLHPLFTVCAIVGTANHWVLDAVGGAMVVAAGFGLVHVLAGPRPRVRTGAMREPAPQPAPGAGPVPEAGSGQETGPVPEAVRDGATRAKGAGGGEPEAEGEGGRVPSPG, encoded by the coding sequence GTGAAGAGAGAGGGCGGCGGCCTCGCGACGGCCGGGGCGGCCCCCGTGGACGGCGGCGGTGGCGCGGGCACCGCCCGGCTGTTGCTCTGGCTGGTCGTGACGGCGCTCGGGGTACGGCAACTGGTGGCGCTCCTGCGCCTGCCACCCGGAGAGCGCTTCCTCGACCTGGAAGCCTGGGCGGCCTTCGGCGGAGTGCCCCGGCCGTCCGGCGAGCTGTACGCGGACGGCGGCTACTCCGGCACGCCCTTCGCCGCGCTGGTGCTCACCCCGCTGAAGCGCGCGGGTGAGCAAGGTCTGGGACTGGGCTGGACGTTCGGCACGCTGCTGCTGGTCGTCGCGGTCGGCGTGGTCGCCGCCCGGGCGCTGCCCCGGCCCGCGCAGGGACGGACGGTGCTGCCGGCGGTGCCGGTCGCGGTGGCGCTGCTCCTGCTCTCCCTGCCGGTCCGCAACACCTTCTTCCTCGGCCAGACCAGCGTCCTGCCCGTCCTGCTGGTGCTCCTCGGCTGCTGCGTGACACGGGACGCCCGTGCCCGAGGCGCGCTGATCGGCGTGGCCGCCGCCTTCCAGCCGGCCCTGCTCCTCTTCGCCGTGTTCCTCTGGTGCACCGGGCACCGCCGCGCCGCGGGATGGACCGCCGGGGTCTTCGGCGCGGCCGCCGCCCTCGCCTGGGCGGTGCTGCCCGAGGACTCCGCGGCCTACTGGCTGCGTCATCCGGCCGGGCTCGGACTGGGCGACCCGGCGGAGGTCGCCAACCAGTCGCTGTACGGGCTCGTCCTTCGGCTCGGGCTGAGCGGCCCCGTCGCGCTGCTGGTCCTGCTCGCCGTGGCCGCCGTCGTCTGCCACGTCGGGCTGCGGCGCGCCGTGCGGTACGCCGAGGACGGGCAGACGCTGCTGGCGGTCGCCCTGACCGGATGCGTGGCGGTGGCGGTCGCCCCGGTCTCCTGGCAGCACCAGCTGCTCTGGGTGCTGCTGACCGTGGCCGGGCGCGCGGGCCGCGGAGCCTCCGACCGCTACGTGTGGCCGGTCGCCGTGGTCCTGGTGATGACCCTGCCCGCCAGGATGCTCCTGCCCAACATGGAGCTGCTCTCCCCGGTACGGGACAACATCCTGCTGCTCACCGCTGTCGCGGCCGCCTGCTGCGTGCCCTTCCTGAGGCGCGCCGAGAGGGAGTTCGCCCGGCCGCGACCGACCGTCCACGCGCCGCCCGGCGCGTCGAGACTGAGGGGAGTGCCGCTGCTGCCCTTCTGGCGGCGGGTCCTGACGCGGCCCAACCTCCTCCTGGAACTGCTGCTGATACGGGTCGGCTACTCCGCCTACTCCCAGGTGCGGATGGCGGCGGCCGGCAGCCGGGCCACCGCGGAGGCGCACGGCGAGCAGATCCACGCCATCGAGCGGTTCCTCCTCCTGGACATCGAGCACCGGGTCAACCACGCCGTGGTCCGCACCGGCTGGCTGGAGGGTTTCCTCAACTTCTACTACACCTCCTTCCACTTCGTGGTCCCGCTGACCGTGCTCGGCGTGCTGTACGTCCGCCGGCCCGACGCCTACCGGTGGGCGCGGACGGCGCTGGGCTTCGCCACCCTGCTGGCCCTCCTCGGCTTCTGGCTCTACCCACTGGCGCCACCCCGGCTCATGCCGGCGCTGGGCTTCATCGACACCGTCCACGGCGTGCAGGACTTCAGCCGCCCGGACTACGGCTCGCTGACGGCCTTCACCAACCAGTACGCGGCGATGCCCTCGCTGCACTTCGGCTGGTCGCTGTGGTGCGGGGTGGTCGTGGTGGCTCTGGCGCCGAAACTCTGGATGAGGCTGCTGGGACTGCTCCATCCCCTCTTCACCGTCTGCGCGATCGTCGGCACCGCCAACCACTGGGTGCTCGACGCCGTCGGCGGGGCGATGGTCGTGGCCGCGGGCTTCGGCCTCGTCCACGTCCTGGCGGGGCCGCGGCCCCGTGTCAGGACCGGCGCGATGCGGGAGCCCGCTCCGCAGCCGGCGCCGGGGGCCGGGCCGGTGCCGGAGGCCGGGTCGGGGCAGGAGACCGGGCCGGTGCCGGAGGCGGTACGTGACGGAGCCACGCGGGCGAAAGGCGCCGGGGGCGGAGAACCGGAAGCCGAGGGAGAGGGGGGACGGGTGCCCAGCCCGGGATGA
- a CDS encoding GNAT family N-acetyltransferase, with product MPRMTALTRWTVAAEPAGSPEARALWAAYYTEVSDRWYRLHHGSDTPPDELARGIAADDGPEQLVPPRGLLLVARLAGEAAGMAGLARLEPGTAEVRRVFVRPAARGTGGGSALMAAVDTAATALGAARLVLDTRHDLVESHRVYERHGFTRTEAYREGPYAERWYAKRLPPGEG from the coding sequence ATGCCCCGCATGACCGCACTCACCCGCTGGACCGTCGCTGCCGAACCGGCCGGCTCGCCGGAGGCCCGGGCGCTCTGGGCCGCGTACTACACCGAGGTCAGCGACCGCTGGTACCGGCTCCACCACGGGAGTGACACGCCGCCCGACGAACTGGCCCGCGGCATCGCCGCCGACGACGGACCGGAGCAGTTGGTGCCACCGCGCGGGCTGCTGCTGGTGGCGCGACTGGCGGGCGAGGCGGCCGGCATGGCGGGGCTGGCGCGGCTGGAGCCCGGGACCGCGGAGGTCCGGCGGGTCTTCGTCCGCCCGGCCGCCCGGGGCACGGGTGGCGGCTCCGCCTTGATGGCGGCGGTCGACACGGCCGCGACGGCTCTGGGCGCGGCCAGGCTGGTCCTGGACACCCGTCACGACCTGGTGGAGTCGCACCGTGTGTACGAGCGGCACGGTTTCACCCGCACCGAGGCGTACCGCGAGGGCCCGTACGCGGAGCGCTGGTACGCCAAGCGGCTGCCGCCCGGCGAGGGCTGA
- a CDS encoding serpin family protein, with the protein MRELAERWLPLAGRGDFVLSPAGLWLALAALSAGARGDTAAELRRLLGVDAAEAARAVAWTAATLDATDALRHATRIWSRVPLEQAYTEALPGVGSAPMDVAAVDAWVREVTHGMVERLPLRVTDETLLVLVDALVLTARWAEPFPGAATRPRDFTAGDGTVRAVPTMHRGFPAGQAWTAPGGVRVLDLPCAPAEPGRPPARVRFALGPPDAPPADVLAATWAPPAARTPIEADRVAVALPRLALRTTRDATDDVASLGAPTVLTEAADLGGLSPVPLALSQAVQESVVRVAEQGVEAAAVTALATRFGAPPPPERVEPLTFDRPFGFTVLDGAGMLPLFTAWQSGVPEDPGASREGDESRGAP; encoded by the coding sequence GTGCGGGAGCTGGCGGAGCGCTGGCTCCCGCTGGCCGGCCGGGGCGACTTTGTCCTCTCCCCGGCCGGCCTGTGGCTGGCTCTGGCCGCACTCTCCGCGGGCGCGCGGGGTGACACGGCCGCGGAACTCCGGCGGCTGCTCGGGGTCGACGCCGCAGAGGCGGCCCGCGCGGTCGCCTGGACCGCCGCCACCCTGGACGCCACCGACGCCCTCCGCCACGCCACCCGGATCTGGAGCCGGGTGCCGCTGGAACAGGCGTACACGGAGGCGCTGCCGGGTGTCGGCAGCGCTCCCATGGACGTGGCGGCCGTCGACGCCTGGGTGCGGGAGGTCACGCACGGCATGGTGGAACGACTGCCCCTGCGCGTCACCGACGAGACCCTCCTCGTGCTGGTCGACGCGCTGGTGCTGACGGCGCGCTGGGCCGAGCCCTTCCCCGGCGCGGCCACCCGGCCACGCGACTTCACCGCGGGCGACGGGACCGTCCGCGCGGTCCCCACCATGCACCGCGGCTTCCCGGCCGGCCAGGCGTGGACCGCCCCCGGTGGCGTGCGCGTCCTCGACCTGCCCTGCGCGCCCGCCGAGCCGGGACGCCCGCCGGCACGGGTCCGCTTCGCCCTCGGTCCGCCCGACGCCCCGCCCGCCGACGTGCTGGCGGCCACCTGGGCGCCGCCCGCCGCGCGCACCCCGATCGAGGCCGACCGTGTCGCTGTCGCCCTGCCGCGCCTCGCGCTGCGGACGACACGCGACGCCACCGACGACGTGGCCTCTCTGGGCGCGCCCACCGTGCTCACCGAAGCGGCGGACCTCGGCGGACTCTCGCCCGTGCCGCTCGCCCTCTCCCAAGCGGTCCAGGAGAGCGTGGTGCGGGTGGCCGAGCAAGGCGTGGAGGCCGCCGCGGTCACCGCGCTCGCCACCCGGTTCGGCGCGCCCCCGCCCCCCGAGCGTGTGGAACCCCTCACCTTCGACCGGCCCTTCGGCTTCACGGTGCTCGACGGTGCGGGCATGCTGCCCCTGTTCACCGCATGGCAGTCAGGTGTGCCCGAGGATCCGGGAGCCTCTCGCGAGGGTGACGAGTCCCGAGGCGCGCCGTGA
- a CDS encoding ECF transporter S component, producing MRTIGSAPGEQGPGGEAVQRQTRAVRIGLRSALALGLVSAVGVAAFGWPLLASPESGLAHAQDAPWLFAALLPLLLGVVVATISDNGVDSKAIAMIGVLAAAGAALRPLGAGTAGIEPMFFLMVLSGRVLGPGFGFVLGALSMFASALLTGGVGPWMPFQMLSMGWVCMGAGLLPGRDTLRGRGELLLVAAYGALSSVLYGTVMNLQGWTYLGGLSTGVSFVPGDPVADNLGRFLVYCLATSLGWDLPRAALTVVLALTLGPSVLRALRRATRRAAFDTPVRFADAGPGRAGASGAGEGTSVARARGEHADASVVRASAEPPDGPGEEPASR from the coding sequence GTGCGGACGATCGGCAGCGCACCGGGGGAACAGGGCCCGGGCGGCGAGGCGGTGCAGCGGCAGACCCGGGCGGTGCGCATCGGCCTCCGGTCGGCGCTGGCGCTGGGGCTGGTCAGCGCTGTCGGTGTGGCGGCCTTCGGCTGGCCGCTGCTGGCCTCCCCGGAGTCGGGCCTGGCCCACGCCCAGGACGCCCCGTGGCTCTTCGCGGCCCTGCTGCCGCTGCTGCTGGGGGTGGTGGTCGCGACCATCTCGGACAACGGGGTCGACTCCAAGGCCATCGCCATGATCGGGGTGCTCGCGGCGGCGGGGGCGGCGTTGCGTCCGCTCGGCGCGGGGACGGCGGGCATCGAGCCGATGTTCTTCCTGATGGTGCTCTCGGGGCGGGTGCTCGGGCCGGGGTTCGGGTTCGTGCTGGGCGCCCTGTCGATGTTCGCCTCGGCTCTGCTGACCGGCGGGGTGGGCCCGTGGATGCCGTTCCAGATGCTCTCCATGGGCTGGGTCTGCATGGGCGCGGGCCTGCTGCCGGGCCGCGACACCCTGCGGGGACGCGGCGAACTGCTGCTGGTCGCCGCCTACGGCGCGCTCTCCTCCGTCCTGTACGGCACCGTGATGAACCTCCAGGGCTGGACCTATCTGGGGGGTCTGTCGACCGGCGTCTCCTTCGTGCCGGGCGACCCGGTCGCCGACAACCTGGGCCGCTTCCTGGTCTACTGCCTCGCCACTTCCCTGGGCTGGGACCTGCCCCGCGCCGCCCTCACCGTGGTGCTGGCCCTGACGCTGGGCCCCTCGGTCCTGCGGGCTCTGCGCCGGGCCACCCGCAGGGCCGCCTTCGACACTCCGGTGCGGTTCGCGGACGCCGGACCGGGCCGGGCCGGGGCTTCCGGCGCCGGGGAGGGCACGTCCGTGGCGCGTGCGCGAGGGGAGCACGCTGATGCGTCCGTGGTCCGGGCGTCCGCCGAACCTCCGGACGGGCCGGGCGAAGAACCCGCGTCCCGGTAG